A stretch of DNA from Sugiyamaella lignohabitans strain CBS 10342 chromosome B, complete sequence:
TCACCGTCCCTCTACCACATCGACTTATTATCGAAGGTGTTGATAAGCAAAGAGTTAAACAGTTAGCAGCAAAGATCCGCAAGCACAGACCACCTGAGCCTTATAAAGGGAAGGGAATTTTCGTTGACGGAGAGACTATCAAGCTTAAGCAACGTAAGATTAAATAAACGTCATAATTGTAAATAAATGTATATACAGAGAAGATGGATCTTCTAACGGGCAGAGGAGGCTGCTGTCgctggtgttgttggcgTTAAATAATAGACATGAAAATTTGGGTCAATTGTGCTTCGACCAATAGATCATGACAACATGATACTCAAGTATGTCATATCGTTAGTTCCATAGTGAGTATGGCGCACAATCAGATTCCGGCAATACGGCGTGTgggttcttcttttggcCCAGGTACAAATGGATGAAAATCTTCATCCATCAATGAGACAACAGTTCCATCAGGAGTTGTCAGCGACCAGTCCAATACAACAAATCGTTTAGTAACAGGGTCTCGACGAGAATTGAAATGTGCAGTAGCAAACCCGTTGTCACCCTTAACAGAGTAGGAGAAGTCTACAATGCcggaagcagcagccaccGTGCCAGAAATCCAAGGCATTAAGCTGCCAAAActaatattatttccaaGAATTGCTCTTCCTTTCTCACTTCTTCGTAGCGTGTACAGTGTCGAAGATACAACTGGAGCACTGGCAGCTTCGTATTTGACAATGCCGTAAAATGAGACGCCCATTAGAAGACAAAAAAGAACGAAAGAATTTCTACCAAAATTTTTGTCCTTAAGAACGTCAGGCAGCTCGACATTTACCGTGACTGGTTTACGTTTGGTACCTGTTGACGAAGGCTCGCCAGATCTAGCAGGAGTAGACGACgctgaagatgaatacCTATACAacgaagaagttgaagttaCAGAGggaaacaattgaaacCATTTCGATTTGTTTCCCAGACACAGAGCTCTACCTTGAACCCGTAAACCAATTTGAATCATGGCTATAGTTGTCACTCGCTCAAGCCATATACCGCATTCTCATGAACT
This window harbors:
- the COA1 gene encoding Coa1p (Mitochondrial inner membrane protein; required for assembly of the cytochrome c oxidase complex (complex IV); interacts with complex IV assembly factor Shy1p during the early stages of assembly; GO_component: GO:0016021 - integral component of membrane [Evidence IEA]; GO_component: GO:0031305 - integral component of mitochondrial inner membrane [Evidence IDA] [PMID 17882259]; GO_component: GO:0032592 - integral component of mitochondrial membrane [Evidence IDA] [PMID 17882260]; GO_component: GO:0016020 - membrane [Evidence IEA]; GO_component: GO:0005743 - mitochondrial inner membrane [Evidence IEA,IEA]; GO_component: GO:0005739 - mitochondrion [Evidence IEA]; GO_component: GO:0005739 - mitochondrion [Evidence IDA] [PMID 14562095]; GO_component: GO:0005739 - mitochondrion [Evidence IDA] [PMID 14576278]; GO_component: GO:0005739 - mitochondrion [Evidence IDA] [PMID 16823961]; GO_function: GO:0003674 - molecular_function [Evidence ND]; GO_process: GO:0033617 - mitochondrial respiratory chain complex IV assembly [Evidence IMP,IPI] [PMID 17882259]; GO_process: GO:0033617 - mitochondrial respiratory chain complex IV assembly [Evidence IMP] [PMID 17882260]), which translates into the protein MIQIGLRVQGRALCLGNKSKWFQLFPSVTSTSSLYRYSSSASSTPARSGEPSSTGTKRKPVTVNVELPDVLKDKNFGRNSFVLFCLLMGVSFYGIVKYEAASAPVVSSTLYTLRRSEKGRAILGNNISFGSLMPWISGTVAAASGIVDFSYSVKGDNGFATAHFNSRRDPVTKRFVVLDWSLTTPDGTVVSLMDEDFHPFVPGPKEEPTRRIAGI